Proteins from a genomic interval of Chroococcidiopsis thermalis PCC 7203:
- a CDS encoding response regulator, whose protein sequence is MIRILLVDDQKLIRQGLKALLELDPEMDIIGSASDGQAAVEQVDMLNPDIALIDIQMPGMDGVTATRIISERFPATKTIVLSGYDDEEYLAEALRSGAKGYLLKDTPAEELVNVIRAVYKGYTQIGPGLLEKISGKITGRNTERIQAMPIAKTTVAAETKVLSLWQRQVEQQLDRFDPESLSETIHLAISQNWVEELLAYVKQQLWEKPLNLSALYLAGVLSSQSHSPDRNAALRHLGVGFQAGIDQKLSSDDLLLFYQAGVDVDPATAFNWLTHINAPWNQNQDLSFLLTEALRLFGNSSQPYRTLLVLKQIRDLRAVSENCNALNEKIIALRQSLAQLKNFG, encoded by the coding sequence ATGATTCGGATTTTGCTGGTAGACGATCAAAAACTGATTCGCCAAGGGCTGAAAGCATTGCTAGAACTCGATCCTGAGATGGATATTATCGGCAGTGCTAGCGACGGTCAAGCGGCGGTCGAACAAGTAGACATGCTCAACCCCGATATCGCGCTGATCGATATTCAGATGCCTGGAATGGACGGAGTGACAGCAACGCGCATCATTTCCGAACGCTTTCCAGCCACAAAAACGATCGTTCTTAGCGGCTACGACGACGAGGAATACTTAGCTGAAGCGTTGCGTTCTGGAGCCAAGGGTTATCTGTTGAAAGATACCCCTGCCGAAGAACTGGTCAACGTGATTCGTGCCGTATACAAAGGATACACTCAAATTGGTCCTGGCTTACTGGAGAAAATTAGCGGAAAAATTACAGGACGGAATACCGAGCGCATCCAAGCGATGCCAATTGCCAAAACGACTGTAGCTGCGGAGACTAAGGTGCTGTCGCTATGGCAGCGTCAGGTAGAACAACAATTAGATCGTTTCGATCCTGAGTCTTTATCAGAAACGATTCACCTTGCCATCAGTCAAAATTGGGTAGAAGAATTGCTAGCTTACGTTAAGCAACAGCTGTGGGAAAAACCGCTCAATTTATCTGCCCTTTACCTAGCTGGCGTTTTATCGTCTCAGAGCCACTCACCAGACCGCAATGCAGCCCTAAGACATCTCGGTGTCGGCTTTCAAGCAGGAATTGACCAGAAATTGTCGTCTGATGATTTACTGTTATTTTACCAAGCGGGCGTAGATGTCGATCCAGCTACTGCCTTTAACTGGTTGACCCATATCAATGCTCCTTGGAACCAGAACCAAGATTTATCTTTTTTACTTACAGAAGCTTTGCGCTTATTTGGCAATAGCTCCCAACCTTATCGCACTTTATTAGTCCTAAAACAAATCAGGGATCTTCGTGCCGTCAGTGAAAACTGCAATGCTTTGAACGAGAAAATCATTGCTCTTCGTCAAAGTTTGGCGCAACTGAAGAATTTTGGATAA